In the Leptotrichia sp. oral taxon 212 genome, one interval contains:
- a CDS encoding ABC transporter substrate-binding protein yields MKRKILFILLQIVLCLFLLNCSKQSNDATAPAEKSEKVKDTLNYGISVSPEGKFNPLVSNTQYDGYVNILVYDSLLKLNSKIELESSMAEKYEITNEGKKLVFKLKPGIKFHDGNPVTSKDVKFTLESLANPKYEGDLVSYVQSITGFKEFHEGKVTELKGVVCPDDNTIEINFDTPYSPALINIGTLGILPAHIWGKIDIDKWGENNEAIAKPVGSGPYKFDSFKVGEFTKLVANEEYHNGAPKIKNFVFKVVNEETSSAELINGSIDLAELSNIKADDAKTLNEKGIEVLKYPNSKIQYMGFNLRNKTLQDVKLRTAIAYGIDREALVNGLLEGNGVVINTPMVPSLWSYPKEGLVEYKFDVEKARALLKEAGYEDTNGNGIVDKGGKDLELTLTVPTGDTVREKTGTIIQDNLSKIGIKVKIEAMEFKAVMQKVVGDHEFEMYLMGNTLEADPDPTPNWYSTQASDEKGVFGWNIAGFKSKEADNLMDLNRKATVLEERAKILNDFGKLLNKELPWIPLYASDIVKAYNKNLKNYTSNTFAGFYNVEKWEFSK; encoded by the coding sequence ATGAAAAGAAAAATATTGTTTATATTGCTTCAAATTGTTTTATGTTTATTTTTACTAAACTGTTCAAAACAGTCAAACGATGCAACAGCACCGGCTGAAAAAAGTGAAAAGGTTAAAGATACTTTAAACTATGGAATTTCAGTTTCACCTGAAGGGAAGTTTAATCCGTTAGTTTCAAATACACAGTATGATGGATATGTAAATATTCTAGTATATGATTCTCTTTTGAAATTAAATTCAAAAATTGAACTTGAATCTTCAATGGCTGAAAAATATGAGATTACAAATGAAGGGAAAAAATTAGTTTTTAAGTTAAAGCCAGGAATTAAATTCCATGATGGAAATCCTGTAACTTCAAAAGATGTGAAGTTCACTCTGGAATCTCTGGCTAACCCTAAATATGAAGGTGATTTAGTAAGTTATGTACAGTCTATAACAGGATTCAAGGAATTTCACGAAGGAAAAGTTACTGAATTGAAAGGAGTAGTATGTCCTGATGACAATACAATAGAAATAAATTTTGATACTCCTTATTCACCTGCATTAATCAATATAGGAACTCTAGGGATTTTACCTGCTCATATATGGGGGAAAATTGATATTGATAAATGGGGAGAAAATAATGAAGCTATTGCTAAACCTGTAGGTTCAGGGCCTTATAAATTTGATTCATTTAAAGTTGGAGAATTTACAAAATTAGTTGCCAATGAAGAATATCATAACGGAGCTCCAAAAATAAAGAATTTTGTATTTAAGGTTGTAAATGAAGAAACTTCAAGTGCTGAACTTATAAATGGAAGTATTGATTTAGCAGAACTTTCAAATATAAAAGCAGATGATGCGAAAACTTTAAATGAAAAAGGAATAGAAGTATTAAAATATCCAAACTCAAAAATACAGTATATGGGATTCAACTTAAGAAATAAAACTTTACAGGATGTAAAATTAAGAACGGCAATTGCTTATGGAATAGATAGGGAAGCTCTTGTAAATGGATTGCTTGAAGGAAATGGAGTAGTAATAAATACACCTATGGTTCCTTCGCTATGGTCATACCCTAAGGAAGGTCTTGTTGAATATAAATTTGACGTAGAAAAAGCAAGAGCTCTTCTAAAAGAAGCAGGATATGAAGATACAAACGGAAATGGAATAGTAGACAAAGGCGGAAAAGATCTTGAACTAACACTTACTGTTCCTACAGGAGATACAGTAAGAGAAAAAACAGGAACTATAATTCAAGATAATTTAAGTAAAATAGGAATTAAAGTAAAAATAGAAGCAATGGAATTTAAGGCAGTAATGCAGAAAGTAGTAGGAGATCATGAATTTGAAATGTATCTGATGGGAAATACTCTTGAAGCAGATCCGGACCCTACACCAAACTGGTATTCTACACAAGCTTCAGATGAAAAAGGAGTTTTTGGATGGAATATTGCAGGATTTAAATCTAAAGAAGCTGATAATCTGATGGATTTAAACAGAAAAGCGACAGTTCTTGAAGAAAGAGCAAAAATCTTAAATGACTTCGGTAAACTTTTAAATAAGGAATTACCATGGATACCATTGTATGCTTCAGACATAGTTAAAGCGTATAATAAAAATTTAAAAAATTATACATCTAACACATTTGCAGGTTTCTATAATGTTGAAAAATGGGAATTTAGTAAATAA
- a CDS encoding TDT family transporter has protein sequence MKKFLGKYPLPISGLALGIATLGNLLNNYGAGYKAVSGWIAFIMMVILTVKILSNIEGFKKAMENPVISGSFATFSMAIIVLSAYITPKSPFKPVANIAWYVGIAIHVLLIIWFTLKFAVKKNITTVFTTWFIVYVGIVTATVTAPAYKMPQIGQASFWFGFVTYMILLPFVFYRVVKVKNIPEPAQPTFAVFAAPAALLLAGYMAKTFPEKNLAIVYFLLFLTILLYVMVLVSLPKLLKLPFYPSYSAFTFPTAISALGLKLATKFLKESGVNVAILAKLVSVAEIVATVIIIYVVIRHIMFMLSENK, from the coding sequence ATGAAGAAATTTTTGGGAAAATACCCTCTTCCTATATCAGGATTAGCGTTGGGTATAGCAACTTTAGGAAACTTACTGAACAATTATGGGGCAGGTTACAAGGCGGTATCAGGATGGATAGCATTTATAATGATGGTAATCCTGACAGTTAAAATTCTTTCGAATATTGAAGGATTTAAAAAGGCTATGGAAAATCCTGTTATTTCAGGAAGTTTTGCAACATTTTCAATGGCAATAATTGTTTTGTCGGCATACATTACGCCTAAATCACCATTTAAGCCGGTGGCTAATATTGCATGGTATGTAGGAATTGCAATTCATGTATTGCTCATTATATGGTTTACATTGAAATTTGCAGTAAAGAAAAATATAACAACTGTATTTACTACATGGTTTATCGTATATGTTGGAATAGTAACGGCTACAGTAACAGCACCAGCTTATAAAATGCCTCAAATAGGTCAGGCGTCTTTCTGGTTTGGATTTGTGACTTATATGATTTTACTGCCATTTGTTTTTTACAGAGTGGTAAAGGTTAAAAATATTCCAGAGCCTGCACAACCTACATTTGCAGTATTCGCTGCACCTGCGGCACTGTTACTTGCAGGATATATGGCTAAGACTTTCCCTGAAAAAAATCTTGCAATAGTTTATTTCTTATTATTTTTAACAATTTTATTATACGTAATGGTTTTAGTTTCATTACCTAAATTGTTAAAATTACCGTTTTATCCAAGTTATTCAGCATTTACATTCCCTACTGCAATAAGTGCTCTGGGATTAAAACTGGCAACAAAATTCCTTAAGGAATCAGGAGTAAATGTAGCAATACTGGCTAAATTAGTAAGTGTAGCAGAAATAGTTGCAACTGTAATAATAATATATGTTGTGATAAGACATATTATGTTTATGCTTTCAGAAAATAAGTAA
- a CDS encoding acyl-CoA dehydratase activase, with translation MDYDYYVGIDIGSTGSKVAVIDGKSLVYYFNFPTGWNSKETANEIYRRLKEKSFTENMRCVATGYGRICVDYADKVVTEITCHGRGAYALFERDCTVIDVGGQDTKIITLEDGQVRDFLMNDKCAAGTGKFIEIMANRLGATFEELYDIAKKGNPLSISSMCTVFAESEVISHIGAGEKREDIASGVISSVAERVANLCKRHGVGNEVFLTGGLSGMPYFIEVLTKKLNRDIKTHVLSRYAGAIGAALTGLSKQKIILEP, from the coding sequence ATGGATTATGATTACTATGTTGGCATCGATATAGGTTCTACAGGGTCAAAAGTTGCAGTCATTGATGGAAAGTCGCTTGTCTATTATTTTAATTTTCCGACAGGATGGAACAGCAAGGAAACTGCAAATGAAATATATAGAAGGCTTAAGGAAAAATCATTTACTGAAAATATGAGATGCGTAGCAACCGGATACGGTAGAATATGTGTAGACTATGCTGATAAAGTTGTTACAGAGATAACTTGCCATGGAAGAGGTGCTTACGCCCTGTTTGAAAGAGACTGCACAGTTATAGATGTAGGTGGACAGGATACAAAAATAATCACTCTGGAAGATGGTCAGGTCAGGGATTTTCTGATGAATGATAAATGTGCCGCAGGAACAGGGAAATTCATAGAAATTATGGCAAACAGGCTTGGAGCAACTTTTGAAGAGCTGTATGACATTGCCAAGAAAGGGAATCCGCTTTCTATAAGTTCGATGTGCACAGTATTTGCTGAATCTGAAGTTATAAGCCATATTGGTGCAGGCGAAAAAAGGGAGGATATAGCTTCAGGAGTAATATCTTCAGTTGCTGAAAGGGTGGCAAATCTCTGTAAAAGACATGGTGTAGGGAATGAAGTGTTTCTTACAGGTGGGCTTAGTGGAATGCCTTATTTTATAGAAGTTCTGACAAAGAAACTGAACAGGGATATAAAAACTCACGTACTGTCAAGATATGCAGGAGCAATAGGAGCGGCACTGACAGGACTTTCAAAACAGAAAATCATTCTGGAGCCTTAA
- a CDS encoding double-cubane-cluster-containing anaerobic reductase: MLRLPENFESYSEARQAGFLKMKELKEKGGKIVGTYCTFVPTELIMAAGAAPVSLCATSEEPISAAETHLPRNLCPLIKASYGFALMDTCPYFYFSDFIVGETTCDGKRKMFELMNDIKDTYVMQLPSARDEAALNSWEYEMKRFKEKLEVFYDVKITEEDIKKAIELKNKEREAVLKFLELGRLNPSPVSGYELSTKLDALSFMPNMEERIALIEKRTEEVLKDWEENYKGKPSRKPRILVTGCPNGGVRDKTIKVIEELGADAVVFDTCNATREKIDKVKTDLPVYRALAEKYLNINCSVMSPNTKRLDYIRDMIDEYEVDGVLEIILQACHTFAIEAHNVKKAVTEKGKPYINIETDYSMADMGQITTRLEAFLETIDK, encoded by the coding sequence ATGTTAAGATTACCTGAAAATTTTGAAAGCTATTCTGAAGCAAGACAGGCAGGATTCCTTAAAATGAAGGAATTGAAAGAAAAGGGTGGAAAAATAGTAGGAACTTACTGCACATTTGTACCTACGGAACTGATTATGGCGGCAGGAGCTGCCCCTGTATCTCTCTGTGCAACAAGTGAGGAACCGATAAGTGCGGCGGAAACTCATCTTCCAAGAAACCTATGTCCGCTTATAAAGGCAAGTTATGGATTTGCACTTATGGATACATGTCCTTATTTCTATTTTTCAGATTTTATAGTAGGTGAAACAACTTGTGACGGAAAAAGAAAAATGTTTGAACTGATGAATGATATTAAAGATACCTATGTAATGCAGCTTCCGTCGGCAAGAGATGAGGCGGCTTTAAATTCATGGGAATATGAAATGAAAAGATTTAAGGAAAAACTGGAAGTTTTCTATGATGTTAAAATAACAGAAGAAGACATAAAAAAGGCTATCGAACTAAAAAATAAGGAAAGGGAAGCAGTACTTAAATTTCTTGAACTAGGAAGATTAAATCCTTCTCCGGTATCAGGTTATGAACTGAGTACAAAACTGGATGCATTGAGCTTTATGCCAAACATGGAAGAAAGAATTGCCTTAATCGAAAAAAGAACGGAAGAAGTGCTTAAGGACTGGGAAGAAAATTATAAAGGAAAGCCTTCAAGAAAACCTAGAATACTTGTTACAGGATGTCCTAATGGAGGAGTAAGGGATAAAACGATAAAGGTAATAGAAGAACTTGGAGCAGATGCAGTGGTATTTGATACATGTAATGCCACAAGGGAAAAGATAGACAAAGTAAAGACAGATTTACCTGTATATAGAGCACTGGCAGAAAAATATCTTAACATAAATTGTTCTGTAATGAGTCCGAATACTAAAAGACTGGACTATATAAGAGATATGATAGATGAATATGAAGTTGACGGAGTACTGGAAATTATATTACAGGCGTGCCATACATTTGCAATTGAAGCCCATAATGTAAAAAAGGCTGTAACTGAAAAAGGAAAGCCCTATATTAACATAGAAACAGATTACTCAATGGCTGATATGGGTCAGATTACTACAAGACTTGAAGCATTCCTTGAAACTATAGATAAATAA
- the selA gene encoding L-seryl-tRNA(Sec) selenium transferase: protein MKHLLSQIPAINKILMTEEVKQLLEEYPEVFVKDIVKKETENIKNEILNNNLSEVPSMEEIIEKINLSVKKNYKYSLRRVINATGTILHTNLGRSILSESIKENLIDVAFNYSNLEFNLAEKQRGSRYVHLIDIIKRLTGAEDVLVVNNNAAAVMLTLSTLAKDKEIVVSRGELVEIGGAFRIPEIIKLSGGTIQEVGTTNKTHLKDYVNAINENTGILLKVHTSNYKIVGFTKEVTYKELADLAHEKGLVAVNDLGSGQFVDFTSYGLTYEPTVKEVLDSGIDVVTFSGDKLLGGPQAGIIVGKKKYIEAMKKNQLTRALRVDKMTIAALEATFRLYLDEQKALKEIPTLNMISMSMEELREKAGKFAEKVKETAFTSEIMEDKAEIGGGSYPGVYLDSVSVKLTHNTKTATEIEGILLEADIPIITRIKENSIIFDMRTLREQEFDLVVESLKKI, encoded by the coding sequence ATGAAACATTTACTGTCACAAATACCGGCAATTAATAAAATACTTATGACGGAAGAGGTAAAACAGTTACTGGAGGAGTATCCTGAAGTTTTTGTAAAGGATATTGTGAAAAAAGAAACAGAAAATATAAAAAATGAAATATTGAATAATAATCTGAGTGAAGTCCCTTCAATGGAAGAAATTATAGAAAAAATAAATCTTTCAGTGAAGAAAAACTATAAATACTCGCTAAGAAGGGTTATAAATGCAACAGGAACAATACTTCATACCAATCTTGGAAGAAGTATCCTCAGTGAAAGTATAAAGGAAAATCTTATAGATGTTGCATTCAATTATTCCAATCTGGAATTTAATCTTGCAGAAAAGCAGAGAGGGAGCAGATATGTCCATCTTATAGATATTATTAAACGTCTTACAGGAGCAGAAGATGTCCTTGTGGTAAACAATAATGCGGCAGCTGTAATGCTGACTCTAAGTACGCTGGCAAAAGATAAGGAAATTGTAGTGTCCCGTGGAGAGCTGGTAGAAATAGGAGGAGCATTCAGAATTCCTGAAATAATCAAGCTTAGTGGTGGAACTATACAGGAAGTAGGGACAACAAACAAAACACACCTGAAAGATTATGTCAATGCTATTAATGAAAATACAGGAATACTGCTGAAAGTTCATACGAGCAACTATAAGATAGTAGGATTTACAAAGGAAGTGACTTATAAGGAACTTGCGGATCTGGCACATGAAAAAGGCCTTGTAGCTGTAAATGATTTGGGAAGCGGACAGTTTGTGGACTTTACTTCCTATGGTCTTACATATGAGCCTACGGTAAAGGAAGTGCTGGACAGCGGAATAGATGTAGTTACATTTAGTGGAGATAAGCTGCTTGGAGGGCCTCAGGCAGGAATAATAGTGGGAAAGAAAAAATATATAGAAGCCATGAAGAAAAACCAGCTTACACGTGCACTGCGTGTGGATAAAATGACAATAGCGGCACTGGAGGCTACATTCAGGCTATATCTGGATGAACAAAAGGCACTGAAGGAAATTCCCACATTGAATATGATTTCCATGTCAATGGAAGAATTGAGGGAAAAGGCCGGTAAATTTGCTGAAAAGGTTAAGGAAACAGCTTTTACATCTGAAATAATGGAAGATAAAGCAGAAATTGGCGGAGGAAGTTATCCCGGAGTATATCTTGACAGTGTATCGGTAAAACTGACACATAATACGAAAACTGCAACAGAAATAGAAGGAATTTTACTTGAAGCTGATATTCCAATTATTACAAGAATTAAAGAAAATAGTATTATTTTTGATATGAGGACTTTGAGGGAACAGGAATTTGATCTAGTAGTGGAAAGTCTCAAGAAAATATAG
- the selB gene encoding selenocysteine-specific translation elongation factor, with amino-acid sequence MSNVIIGTAGHIDHGKTTLIKALSGIETDTMTEEKERGISINLGFAYFDLPSGKRCGVVDVPGHEKFIKNMLVGAVGINLVLLLVDAREGIMPQTKEHADILSLLGIENFIIVMTKIDLADADYITLVREDIEDFIKGTPLEGSPIVEVDSVSRKGIDELLHIIDKKTDDIAELKNSGNVRLNIDRAFQVKGFGTVITGTLTEGKISVGDELEVYPHDIKTKVRNIQVHKEDVKTAYAGQRTAINLTNIKVEDIGRGCSLATPGTLTKTYMLDTEVQMIKDSGINLELWDRVRVYTGTSEVMARFVPLGGDVLEAGDKGFAQLRLEEEISVKNYDKFIIRTYSPMITIGGGVILDCNPKKHNRFNEEILSKLKIQSKGSSKDLIANYILLNQQYTVTADKIAKSLEKSYEEVLKDLAELLDEKAVYVTKEGYIHSKKYEDISERISAVISDYHKKFKLKKGISKAELISKFKMNQKEFAAIIELLSANKILKVEGNFVSIFDFSVKYDDKQLQEKKRIEKTLLESEFTPPAIKELTKGNKISNEVLDSLLGDTVIRLNEDIVIHVRMFDEAKNKVLKHFEGNKKLLLSEFRDMTGSSRKYALPILEYMDKAGVTKRVEDYRVKGNEV; translated from the coding sequence ATGAGTAATGTAATAATAGGTACTGCAGGACACATTGATCATGGGAAGACGACACTGATAAAAGCTCTTAGCGGTATTGAAACAGATACAATGACGGAGGAGAAGGAAAGGGGAATATCTATAAACCTTGGATTTGCATATTTTGATTTGCCGAGTGGTAAAAGATGCGGGGTTGTGGATGTTCCCGGACACGAAAAATTCATAAAGAATATGCTTGTAGGTGCTGTAGGGATTAATCTTGTACTGCTTCTGGTAGATGCAAGGGAAGGAATAATGCCTCAGACAAAGGAGCATGCTGATATACTGTCATTATTAGGTATAGAAAACTTTATAATAGTAATGACAAAGATAGACCTTGCAGATGCAGACTACATAACCCTTGTAAGAGAAGATATAGAAGATTTTATAAAGGGGACACCGCTTGAGGGAAGTCCTATTGTGGAGGTGGATTCTGTTTCACGTAAGGGGATAGATGAGCTTCTGCATATAATTGATAAAAAGACAGATGATATAGCGGAGCTTAAAAATTCAGGGAATGTACGTCTCAATATAGACAGGGCGTTTCAGGTGAAAGGATTTGGAACAGTAATAACTGGAACTTTAACTGAAGGAAAGATTTCAGTAGGAGATGAACTGGAAGTTTATCCGCATGACATAAAAACAAAGGTAAGGAACATTCAGGTTCATAAGGAAGATGTGAAAACAGCCTATGCAGGTCAGAGGACTGCGATAAATCTTACTAATATAAAGGTTGAAGATATAGGAAGGGGATGCTCGCTTGCAACTCCTGGAACACTGACAAAGACATATATGCTGGATACAGAAGTTCAGATGATAAAGGATTCAGGAATAAACCTTGAACTTTGGGACAGGGTAAGAGTCTATACAGGAACTTCTGAAGTGATGGCAAGATTCGTTCCGCTTGGTGGAGATGTCCTTGAAGCAGGAGATAAAGGTTTTGCACAGCTGCGTCTTGAAGAAGAGATATCTGTAAAAAATTATGATAAATTTATTATAAGGACTTATTCGCCTATGATAACAATAGGTGGGGGAGTAATTCTGGACTGCAATCCTAAGAAGCATAACAGATTTAACGAAGAAATCTTAAGTAAGCTTAAGATACAGTCCAAAGGAAGTAGCAAGGATCTTATAGCAAACTATATTTTACTTAATCAGCAGTATACAGTTACAGCAGATAAAATAGCAAAGTCGCTTGAAAAATCTTATGAAGAAGTATTAAAGGATTTGGCGGAACTTCTTGACGAAAAAGCTGTATACGTGACAAAGGAAGGATATATACATTCGAAAAAATATGAAGATATAAGCGAAAGAATTTCAGCTGTTATCTCAGACTACCATAAGAAATTCAAGCTGAAAAAAGGAATATCCAAGGCGGAACTTATTTCAAAGTTTAAAATGAATCAGAAGGAATTTGCAGCCATAATTGAACTTCTTTCCGCAAATAAAATTTTAAAGGTGGAAGGAAATTTTGTTTCAATTTTTGATTTTTCTGTAAAATATGATGATAAACAGCTGCAGGAAAAGAAACGTATTGAGAAGACTCTTCTGGAAAGTGAATTTACACCTCCAGCTATAAAGGAACTTACAAAAGGTAATAAAATATCAAACGAGGTTCTTGATTCACTGCTAGGAGATACCGTAATCAGGCTAAATGAGGATATCGTTATACATGTCCGTATGTTTGATGAGGCAAAAAACAAGGTTCTGAAACATTTTGAAGGAAATAAGAAACTGCTGCTTTCAGAATTTAGGGATATGACGGGTTCAAGCAGAAAATACGCCCTGCCGATATTGGAATATATGGACAAGGCAGGTGTAACAAAAAGAGTTGAAGATTACAGAGTAAAGGGAAATGAGGTATAA
- a CDS encoding DUF3343 domain-containing protein, giving the protein MTKTIDEGIVVFHNTHDAIKADNICDTEKIDAGLVPVHPLISLGCGFMLKTPWNNFSRLIETLEKEDVRYKALYYSRKIGIKREVELLYEDNSVIEINR; this is encoded by the coding sequence ATGACTAAAACAATAGATGAAGGAATAGTGGTGTTTCATAATACACACGATGCAATAAAAGCGGATAATATATGTGATACTGAAAAAATTGATGCAGGACTGGTTCCGGTTCATCCTTTAATTTCTCTTGGATGCGGTTTTATGTTGAAAACTCCATGGAATAATTTCAGTAGGCTGATAGAAACGCTGGAAAAGGAAGATGTGAGATACAAGGCATTATATTATTCGAGGAAAATAGGTATAAAAAGAGAAGTGGAACTGCTTTATGAGGACAACAGCGTTATAGAAATAAATAGATAA
- the yedF gene encoding sulfurtransferase-like selenium metabolism protein YedF, which translates to MKKHEFNAKGMACPLPVVQTKKLLAEYDVVETTVDNFIATENLTKLAEQLNYDIDVKKISDEEYIVTISNSVTDKENSVKEVTEEKTQVIKAQDDSYIVVVNKQIMGHGSEELGKKLMKAFLYTLTEQEVLPKKIIFYNGGVLLADKNQSHVLEELKVLQENGVEIMSCGACIDYYKVDLAIGSTSNMYFIVEEMRAADRVVRP; encoded by the coding sequence ATGAAAAAACATGAATTTAATGCTAAAGGGATGGCGTGTCCATTACCTGTAGTTCAGACAAAAAAATTACTGGCTGAATATGATGTGGTTGAAACAACGGTAGATAATTTTATAGCGACTGAAAACCTTACAAAGCTTGCTGAACAGCTTAATTATGATATAGATGTAAAAAAAATAAGTGATGAAGAATATATAGTGACAATATCAAATTCTGTGACAGATAAGGAAAATTCCGTAAAAGAAGTTACAGAGGAAAAAACACAGGTTATAAAGGCTCAGGATGACAGCTATATTGTAGTTGTAAATAAACAGATAATGGGACATGGAAGTGAAGAACTTGGGAAAAAACTGATGAAGGCATTCTTATACACTTTGACAGAGCAGGAAGTACTTCCTAAAAAAATAATATTTTATAACGGAGGAGTTCTGCTTGCAGATAAAAATCAGAGCCATGTATTGGAAGAACTGAAAGTATTGCAGGAAAATGGAGTGGAAATTATGTCCTGTGGAGCATGTATAGACTATTATAAAGTTGATCTGGCAATAGGTAGCACATCAAATATGTATTTTATAGTTGAAGAAATGCGTGCTGCAGACAGAGTGGTAAGACCGTAG
- the selD gene encoding selenide, water dikinase SelD, translating to MGPGALSGLLDDLPKKKDENLIVGYESSDDAAVYKISEDKAIIQTLDFFTTMINDPYLYGQIAATNALSDVYAMGGKVITALNIVAFPEKMDMEILKQILKGGAEKVHEAGGVLAGGHSIHDSTPKYGLSVTGVVHPDKILVNNNCKEGDVLIVTKPLGVSIINSAHMIKECSEEAFAVCVKQMTTLNKYAAEIMEEYPVNSCTDITGFGFLGHLVEMLDGKYSAEIFSGNVPVLPEAYHCASEFVITAGGQLNRNYLKDKVDFKINDFPMEEIMFDPQTSGGLLISLPEKYGKELLEKLNELEIKSAIVGKVVKRQEKDVIVL from the coding sequence ATAGGGCCGGGAGCTCTATCAGGTCTACTGGATGATCTGCCTAAAAAGAAGGATGAAAATCTTATAGTAGGTTATGAATCATCTGATGACGCAGCAGTTTATAAAATATCTGAAGATAAGGCAATTATTCAGACATTGGATTTCTTCACAACAATGATAAATGACCCGTATTTATATGGACAGATAGCGGCAACGAATGCATTAAGTGATGTTTATGCAATGGGAGGGAAGGTAATAACAGCTTTGAATATAGTTGCCTTTCCTGAGAAAATGGATATGGAGATATTGAAACAGATATTAAAAGGTGGCGCTGAAAAAGTTCACGAAGCAGGCGGAGTTCTTGCCGGAGGGCATTCAATACATGATTCTACACCAAAATACGGATTATCCGTTACAGGAGTTGTACACCCTGATAAAATACTGGTAAACAACAACTGTAAAGAAGGTGATGTACTTATAGTGACAAAACCTTTAGGTGTAAGCATTATAAATTCTGCACATATGATAAAAGAATGTTCTGAAGAAGCTTTTGCTGTGTGTGTCAAGCAGATGACAACATTAAATAAATACGCGGCTGAAATTATGGAAGAATATCCCGTAAACAGCTGTACTGATATAACAGGTTTTGGATTTTTAGGGCATCTGGTGGAAATGCTGGATGGAAAATATTCAGCTGAAATTTTTTCTGGAAATGTTCCTGTGCTTCCTGAAGCATATCACTGTGCAAGTGAGTTTGTAATTACGGCAGGAGGACAGTTAAACAGAAATTATCTTAAGGATAAGGTTGACTTTAAGATTAATGATTTTCCAATGGAGGAAATCATGTTTGATCCGCAGACGTCAGGAGGGCTGCTTATAAGTCTGCCTGAAAAATATGGGAAAGAACTGCTTGAAAAATTAAACGAACTGGAAATAAAAAGTGCCATAGTGGGAAAAGTTGTAAAAAGACAGGAAAAAGATGTGATAGTCCTGTAA
- a CDS encoding DUF6683 family protein: MKAKFMKKIFLLSILALGLGISGQAHADYSDMFKNEIMQELLNTTSSSQGKSYGKSSLTFTQDGSTDGLETLVATYPKSQQKEIRASLKQLYDSFPQVARSVGIPTNDLSSAVAAVIAGAYMAYNNISLNDDYVKPMADQFKAHLENSGFFDGMSNREKKSMYDQMVMVGMTLAVGQSLNQSNPNSQTTAQLRDAGKQILEAILKVNADRVRITAQGISY, translated from the coding sequence ATGAAAGCAAAATTTATGAAAAAAATATTTCTTTTAAGTATTTTAGCACTGGGACTTGGAATTTCAGGACAAGCTCATGCTGATTATAGCGATATGTTTAAAAATGAAATAATGCAGGAACTTTTAAATACAACTTCATCTTCACAAGGTAAATCTTATGGAAAATCATCACTTACTTTCACACAGGACGGAAGTACCGATGGACTGGAAACATTGGTTGCAACTTATCCAAAAAGCCAGCAAAAGGAAATAAGGGCATCATTAAAGCAGCTGTACGATTCTTTCCCACAGGTAGCACGTTCTGTAGGAATACCGACAAATGATCTGTCTTCAGCAGTAGCGGCTGTAATAGCAGGAGCATACATGGCATATAACAATATAAGTCTTAATGATGACTATGTGAAACCTATGGCAGATCAGTTCAAGGCTCATCTTGAAAACAGCGGATTTTTTGACGGAATGAGCAACAGGGAGAAAAAAAGTATGTACGACCAGATGGTTATGGTTGGAATGACTTTAGCTGTGGGACAGTCCTTAAATCAGAGCAATCCTAATTCACAGACTACCGCTCAATTAAGGGATGCAGGAAAACAAATACTTGAAGCTATTTTAAAAGTGAATGCTGATAGAGTCCGTATAACAGCCCAAGGAATATCTTATTAA